One window of the Thunnus albacares chromosome 3, fThuAlb1.1, whole genome shotgun sequence genome contains the following:
- the LOC122978932 gene encoding uncharacterized protein LOC122978932, translating into MLEVSGHVGGEVIIHCSGSWSTNNCTSNMYFCKGVCSRENILIQTERKTSAVTQRGRYSIEISRGDGVFNVTIKRLKKADAGGYHCGVEGNFKALYQKVNLKVLDASTVPPGSPSSTTTLQTETETLPQGSFPSSAEPSPAAAVTLSATDEKTNQKTNQKAARTLTDTTVVIIVSVSLALLVCAIIPLIFYGHWRSNAVSEGQNGNEADKGEGDYSEETAVVRLQSLEPDVDPESSAQDASQYAAIYQALDPKTLD; encoded by the exons ATGCTGGAAGTAAGTGGCCATGTTGGAGGAGAGGTCATTATCCACTGCTCTGGTAGCTGGTCCACAAACAACTGCACCAGCAACATGTACTTCTGTAAAGGAGTGTGCTCCAGAGAAAACATTCTCATTCAGACTGAGAGGAAGACATCTGCTGTCACTCAACGAGGGAGATACAGCATAGAGATCAGCAGAGGGGATGGAGTCTTCAACGTGACTATAAAGAGGCTGAAGAAGGCGGATGCAGGGGGATATCACTGTGGGGTGGAGGGAAACTTTAAAGCCTTGTACCAGAAGGTCAATCTCAAAGTCCTAGATG CGTCTACTGTTCCTCCTGGATCTCCCTCCTCCACTACCACCCTGCAGACCGAGACAGAAACTCTGCCCCAAGGCAGCTTCCCATCCAGCGCTGAACCgtcaccagcagcagcagtaacgCTGTCTGCTACAGACGAGAAAACAAACCAGAAGACAAACCAGAAGGCAGCAAGGACCCTCACAG ATACCACAGTGGTCATCATAGTTTCGGTGAGCCTGGCTCTGCTGGTTTGTGCAATTATCCCTCTTATATTCTATGGACACTGGCGCAGTAATGCGG TTTCAGAAGGTCAGAATGGAAATGAAGCAGACAAGGGTGAA GGGGATTACTCTGAGGAAACTGCAGTGGTGAGGCTGCAGTCTTTAGAACCCGATGTTGACCCAGAGTCCAGTGCTCAGGATGCTTCCCAGTACGCTGCCATCTACCAGGCACTTGATCCCAAAACTCTGGACTGA
- the LOC122978934 gene encoding CMRF35-like molecule 5 has protein sequence MGASWISWRTTLTAIITILQIPALIGVKTSAVIGLEGQRFDFRCEYPHDKQNNAKYFWHVVDNIPSDDLIWTNEHDQLVRKGRLSLYDNTTGAFFMVSVDKLVPVDSGTYWCGVSDHITVIQLNVSRVTVTPISQENIRVDSK, from the exons ATGGGAGCGTCCTGGATCTCATGGAGAACAACTCTAACTGCCATCATTACCATACTACAAATCCCAG CCCTGATCGGTGTCAAAACCTCAGCTGTCATCGGTTTGGAGGGTCAAAGATTTGACTTCAGATGTGAATATCCACACGACAAGCAGAATAATGCAAAGTATTTCTGGCATGTTGTTGACAACATACCCTCTGATGACCTGATATGGACCAACGAACACGACCAGTTGGTGAGGAAAGGACGTTTGTCTCTGTACGACAACACCACCGGAGCCTTCTTCATGGTCAGCGTGGATAAACTCGTCCCAGTGGATAGTGGGACGTACTGGTGTGGGGTGTCAGATCATATCACTGTCATACAGCTGAATGTTTCCCGAG TAACTGTAACACCAATCTCACAAGAGAACATCAGAGTAGATAGTAAGTGa